A DNA window from Mesorhizobium sp. C432A contains the following coding sequences:
- a CDS encoding isochorismatase family protein produces MPNLAPLIVIDLQTNMFDGRVEPPIHDAPGIAERTRSLIDWARREGRKVAFVRHDGPAGDPLAPGEPGWPVWPELGQAKDEPTFSKTVRNAFSNAELGAWVAGQGAGEVVLAGAQTDFCIAGTVKGALAEGLGVTVVSDAHSTLDTEGETATEIIARYNADFTDAGVTLVTTKALTGD; encoded by the coding sequence ATGCCAAACCTCGCTCCCCTCATCGTCATCGATCTCCAGACCAACATGTTCGACGGGCGCGTCGAGCCGCCGATCCATGATGCGCCGGGTATCGCCGAGCGTACCCGCTCGCTGATCGACTGGGCGCGGCGCGAGGGGCGCAAGGTTGCTTTCGTCAGGCATGACGGGCCGGCCGGCGATCCGCTGGCGCCCGGCGAGCCGGGTTGGCCGGTATGGCCGGAACTCGGCCAGGCCAAGGACGAGCCGACATTCTCCAAGACCGTCCGCAACGCCTTCTCGAATGCCGAGCTTGGCGCCTGGGTGGCCGGGCAGGGGGCCGGCGAAGTCGTGCTCGCCGGAGCGCAAACCGATTTCTGCATCGCCGGCACCGTCAAGGGCGCCCTGGCCGAGGGCCTCGGCGTTACCGTCGTTTCCGATGCCCATTCCACGCTGGACACTGAAGGCGAAACCGCGACCGAGATCATCGCCCGGTACAATGCTGATTTCACCGATGCCGGCGTCACGCTGGTGACGACGAAGGCGCTGACCGGCGACTGA
- a CDS encoding amidase, with product MPLHIVEASIADLRRALEAGTVTSVELVGAYLRRIAHYDRHGIALNAVPVLNPAMFEEAAASDLRRRNGATLGPLDGIPYTAKDSYKVKGLTVAAGSPAFEHLVANEDAFTIARLRAGGAVLIGLTNMPPMANGGMQRGVYGRAESPCNADYLTAAFASGSSNGSGTATAASFAAFGLGEETWSSGRAPASNNALVAYTPSRGVISVRGNWPLVPTMDVVVPHTRGIADMLELLDVIVADDAETRGDFWRAQPWVSIAKSADLRPPSYTTLALEGSLKGKRLGVPKMYIGRDGGAPKPIETRASVLDLWRQAARDLEKLGAEVVEVDFPVVSNYERDRPGTKTMVERGLVPEAFAEREIWDLCIWGWDDFLRANADPAIPDLAAVDGPKIFPQPPGALPDRYGDDGFDLADYVTSAKQGVMPLLDIPTLAEGLKGLEATRRIDFEDWLDANRLDAVVLPAVADVGPADADVNQTSAEIAWRNGTWVANGNLVWRHLGIPTVTVPMGTMADIGMPVGLTFAGKAYDDAELLRLAGDYERATQRRTSPPRTPELPDDVFAGRPGGLRASDAPTPRLTLVAETTRRGDQAEIAVTVELDAETAGVKVHVNGEPVALRRSGTSFHGRILVPAGEHERMHSVWRGAYGSIVAAVMRLEDGRTAGAYVVTGGIG from the coding sequence ATGCCCCTCCACATCGTCGAAGCCTCGATTGCCGACCTGCGCCGGGCGCTGGAGGCCGGCACCGTCACCAGCGTCGAGCTGGTGGGCGCTTATCTCAGGCGCATCGCGCACTACGACCGCCATGGCATCGCGCTCAATGCCGTGCCGGTGCTTAACCCGGCAATGTTCGAGGAGGCGGCGGCGTCCGACCTGCGGCGGCGCAATGGCGCCACCCTCGGGCCCCTCGACGGCATCCCCTACACCGCCAAGGACAGCTATAAGGTGAAGGGCCTGACGGTGGCTGCTGGCTCGCCCGCCTTCGAGCATCTCGTCGCCAATGAGGACGCTTTCACCATTGCCAGGCTGAGGGCCGGTGGTGCTGTGCTGATCGGGCTGACCAACATGCCGCCAATGGCGAATGGCGGCATGCAGCGCGGCGTCTATGGCCGCGCCGAGAGCCCCTGCAATGCCGACTATTTGACCGCGGCCTTCGCTTCCGGCTCGTCCAACGGCTCAGGCACGGCCACCGCCGCCAGCTTCGCCGCTTTCGGCCTCGGCGAGGAAACATGGTCTTCCGGCCGCGCGCCGGCGTCCAACAATGCACTTGTCGCCTACACGCCGTCGCGCGGCGTCATTTCGGTCAGGGGCAACTGGCCGCTGGTGCCGACCATGGATGTGGTGGTGCCGCACACGCGCGGCATTGCCGACATGCTGGAGCTGCTCGATGTGATCGTCGCCGACGATGCCGAGACGCGCGGCGATTTCTGGCGCGCGCAGCCCTGGGTGTCGATCGCGAAAAGCGCTGATCTCAGGCCGCCAAGCTACACTACACTAGCCTTGGAGGGCTCGTTGAAAGGCAAACGCCTCGGCGTGCCGAAAATGTATATCGGCCGCGACGGCGGCGCGCCCAAACCCATCGAGACCCGCGCCTCGGTGCTCGACCTCTGGCGGCAGGCGGCGCGTGACCTGGAAAAGCTCGGCGCGGAGGTGGTCGAGGTCGATTTCCCCGTCGTCTCGAACTATGAGCGCGACCGTCCGGGCACAAAAACCATGGTCGAACGCGGGCTGGTGCCGGAAGCCTTTGCAGAGCGCGAAATCTGGGATCTCTGCATCTGGGGCTGGGACGATTTCCTGCGCGCAAATGCCGATCCGGCGATCCCCGATCTGGCTGCGGTCGACGGCCCAAAGATTTTCCCGCAGCCGCCGGGCGCGCTGCCGGACCGCTATGGCGACGACGGTTTCGATCTGGCCGACTACGTCACGAGCGCCAAGCAGGGCGTGATGCCATTGTTGGATATCCCAACGCTGGCGGAAGGTCTCAAGGGATTGGAGGCGACGCGGCGCATCGACTTCGAGGACTGGCTGGACGCGAACCGGCTCGACGCCGTCGTGCTGCCGGCGGTCGCCGATGTCGGCCCGGCCGATGCCGACGTCAACCAGACCTCTGCAGAAATCGCCTGGCGCAACGGCACCTGGGTCGCCAATGGCAATCTGGTGTGGCGTCATCTCGGCATTCCGACCGTCACCGTGCCTATGGGAACGATGGCCGATATCGGCATGCCGGTCGGGCTGACCTTTGCGGGCAAGGCCTATGATGATGCGGAGTTGCTGCGGCTCGCCGGCGATTACGAGCGCGCCACCCAACGCCGCACCAGCCCGCCGCGCACGCCGGAATTGCCGGACGATGTGTTTGCGGGGCGGCCTGGTGGATTGCGGGCCAGCGATGCGCCGACGCCGAGGCTTACGCTTGTTGCCGAGACGACGCGGCGAGGAGACCAGGCCGAGATCGCCGTGACGGTTGAACTCGATGCGGAGACCGCTGGCGTCAAGGTTCACGTCAATGGCGAACCGGTCGCTCTGCGGCGCAGCGGGACAAGCTTTCACGGTCGCATCCTGGTGCCCGCCGGCGAGCACGAAAGAATGCACAGTGTGTGGCGAGGCGCTTACGGCTCGATCGTTGCGGCCGTCATGCGGCTGGAGGATGGACGCACGGCTGGTGCTTACGTGGTGACCGGCGGAATCGGATGA
- a CDS encoding tetratricopeptide repeat protein — protein sequence MDEGRNHRSDRSAIRGGGRLWPGKRYPWDDGQAFAWMSKAANQAFVFAQSNLGGYYSMGQGVEKSAEQAVYWWRKAAEAGNAEAGANLARAYSLGEGVGRDDALAATWAQKASDGRNADAQYLLGILYSQGRGVAQDNDLAFRWWMKAAVQGHVVAQYNVGVVYRDGQGVGKDERQAFEWLSKAADKDNDLAQFALGGLYWDGLGVTKDPVQAARLWRKAADQRNAFAQKALGTAYCEGVGVAQSSADAAGWWLKAARQGNVDAQLASAYASANGVGIARDDKAAESWWLEAAKAGSVDAEFSLGSLYYRGVDGKPNYKEAAKWFFKAAGHGRSGAKTYLDLMKENGQLDSKML from the coding sequence GTGGATGAAGGCCGCAACCACCGGTCTGACAGAAGCGCAATACGCGGTGGCGGCCGCTTATGGCCAGGGAAAAGGTACCCCTGGGACGACGGCCAGGCGTTTGCGTGGATGAGCAAAGCCGCCAATCAGGCCTTTGTGTTCGCCCAGTCGAATCTGGGCGGATACTATTCGATGGGCCAAGGCGTCGAGAAGAGCGCCGAGCAGGCGGTCTATTGGTGGCGCAAGGCCGCGGAAGCGGGGAATGCCGAAGCCGGTGCCAATCTGGCCCGGGCGTATTCGCTCGGCGAAGGCGTGGGACGGGACGATGCGTTGGCCGCGACTTGGGCGCAAAAGGCGTCCGACGGGCGAAACGCCGACGCTCAATATCTGCTTGGTATCCTCTACAGCCAGGGCCGCGGCGTTGCGCAAGACAATGATCTGGCCTTCCGATGGTGGATGAAGGCTGCTGTCCAAGGCCATGTGGTAGCGCAGTATAATGTCGGGGTCGTGTATCGGGACGGGCAGGGCGTCGGGAAGGATGAAAGGCAGGCGTTCGAGTGGCTGAGCAAGGCTGCCGACAAGGACAATGACCTTGCGCAGTTCGCTCTCGGTGGACTGTATTGGGATGGTCTAGGAGTAACGAAGGACCCCGTTCAGGCGGCAAGGCTCTGGCGCAAAGCCGCCGACCAGCGCAATGCATTCGCGCAGAAAGCGCTCGGCACGGCCTATTGCGAGGGTGTTGGCGTTGCGCAAAGCAGTGCGGATGCGGCGGGCTGGTGGCTCAAGGCGGCGCGGCAGGGAAATGTGGATGCCCAGCTCGCCTCAGCGTATGCCTCGGCCAACGGCGTGGGCATTGCCAGAGACGACAAGGCTGCCGAGTCCTGGTGGCTGGAAGCCGCAAAGGCCGGCAGCGTCGATGCCGAGTTCAGTCTGGGCTCGCTCTACTACCGCGGCGTCGATGGGAAACCAAACTACAAGGAAGCCGCCAAATGGTTCTTCAAGGCGGCAGGCCACGGCAGGTCCGGCGCCAAGACCTATCTCGACCTGATGAAGGAAAACGGCCAGCTCGACAGCAAGATGCTATGA
- a CDS encoding tetratricopeptide repeat protein: MSNNEWAPKVDTPVYSPPKSRRRGVLIVVLVLLAAFVLLGPGRNYYVQWSAAQKGAAALQAKDYAEVFRQMKIMADAGNVDAKGQLGALYWRGEGVAQNDSQAVYWWKKSADGGNAEAIAALGQAYLMGRGVEKDSRLAESFSRKAADKDNMNGQYQLGVLYWQGQGVAQNYEQALYWWRKAADQGSGEAEYSLGQVYLNGQGVERNDQLALKFSRQSADKGNTNAQYALGVLYAQGRGVAQSFEQAASWWRKAADQGSLEAAFCLGRAYYLNQGVKKDDQAAIVWVKKGSRSG; the protein is encoded by the coding sequence GTGAGCAACAACGAGTGGGCGCCCAAAGTGGATACACCTGTCTACAGCCCGCCCAAGTCGCGTCGCCGAGGGGTCCTTATCGTCGTTCTGGTGTTGCTGGCGGCTTTTGTGCTGCTCGGTCCTGGCCGAAATTACTATGTGCAGTGGTCAGCGGCACAAAAGGGTGCAGCGGCTCTCCAGGCAAAGGATTATGCCGAGGTATTCCGTCAAATGAAGATCATGGCGGACGCTGGCAATGTTGACGCAAAAGGGCAGCTTGGTGCGCTGTACTGGCGCGGGGAGGGCGTGGCTCAGAACGACAGCCAGGCGGTGTATTGGTGGAAGAAATCCGCCGATGGCGGCAATGCGGAAGCCATAGCAGCACTGGGTCAGGCCTACCTTATGGGCAGGGGCGTTGAAAAGGACAGTCGGCTTGCCGAGAGTTTCTCACGAAAGGCCGCCGATAAAGACAACATGAATGGGCAGTACCAGCTCGGCGTGTTGTACTGGCAGGGCCAAGGGGTCGCGCAAAATTATGAGCAGGCGCTCTATTGGTGGCGCAAGGCGGCCGATCAGGGGAGCGGCGAGGCTGAATATTCTCTCGGCCAAGTCTATTTAAATGGCCAAGGGGTCGAAAGAAACGATCAACTGGCGTTGAAGTTTTCCAGGCAGTCAGCCGACAAGGGCAATACGAACGCTCAGTACGCCCTCGGCGTCCTGTATGCGCAGGGTCGGGGTGTTGCGCAAAGCTTCGAGCAGGCTGCCTCATGGTGGCGCAAGGCGGCTGACCAAGGAAGCCTGGAGGCCGCTTTCTGTCTCGGACGCGCCTACTATCTTAACCAAGGCGTCAAGAAGGATGATCAAGCCGCCATAGTGTGGGTGAAAAAGGGCAGCCGATCTGGGTGA
- a CDS encoding WD40 repeat domain-containing protein translates to MDRLAERLFALPLLAAALACLVRAYLLLGDRDFSWSGIDHMLHGPATLRPVVFLTVGGLCLLGALLFWARLLPGRRSQPAGTPLFGRDAEIDPKGRPGLRRAFLMLPVLAVLALLADHFPWARDAGPGAEVAAPNEPKAEPKDQGIDGVPPDLATPPAPPSSPQVTMPPEPTPPVQAAKPPEPAQPTPLAAPPQPPQVALAPATPPPETAPPPAPATPPQTVAPLPPPPPALPTEPDGHRDAVVWLAVSADGRDVMSASTDHMIKLWDVAGKRLIRNLGEHKDMARTALFMPDGATALTAGDDGEIVLRKLADGAVLHVFSSGANGGVRKLAISPDGKRAVSGHDTGNVIVWDLVNKSVLHVMTGHDWPISTVAISPDGTRALSGSIDGTLKFWDVESGKQLRSWHGHEQGTYGAVFTADGHHVVTGSGDYTIKLWDLDTFRELRRFEGHEGTVYTLALSADGKRLASGSLDGTARLWDLGTGDQIAMFDSRTGPIYAVAFATDGTLVTGGDDRTIRDWPAAGGDGEILFAGAPQ, encoded by the coding sequence ATGGACAGGTTGGCCGAAAGGCTGTTTGCGCTTCCGCTGCTGGCGGCCGCTTTGGCTTGTCTGGTGCGGGCGTATCTGCTGCTCGGCGACAGAGATTTCAGCTGGAGCGGGATCGATCACATGCTGCACGGCCCAGCCACGCTGCGACCGGTGGTGTTCCTGACCGTCGGCGGGCTTTGCCTGCTTGGCGCCCTGTTGTTCTGGGCCAGACTGCTGCCGGGTCGGCGAAGCCAGCCTGCTGGAACGCCGCTTTTTGGCCGCGACGCCGAGATCGACCCAAAGGGCCGCCCCGGTCTGCGGCGCGCCTTCCTCATGTTGCCGGTGCTCGCCGTGTTGGCGCTGCTGGCCGACCACTTCCCTTGGGCGCGTGACGCCGGCCCGGGCGCTGAGGTGGCCGCCCCGAACGAACCCAAAGCCGAGCCGAAGGACCAGGGCATCGACGGTGTCCCGCCGGACCTGGCGACGCCACCGGCCCCGCCGAGTTCGCCGCAGGTCACCATGCCGCCCGAGCCAACTCCGCCGGTGCAGGCAGCCAAACCGCCCGAGCCGGCGCAGCCTACGCCTCTGGCTGCTCCCCCTCAGCCGCCACAAGTCGCACTCGCTCCGGCGACACCGCCACCGGAGACTGCTCCACCGCCGGCTCCGGCCACGCCACCGCAAACCGTCGCGCCGTTGCCGCCGCCTCCGCCGGCGCTGCCGACCGAGCCCGACGGCCACCGCGACGCCGTCGTCTGGCTCGCCGTCTCGGCCGATGGCCGCGACGTCATGAGCGCCAGCACCGACCACATGATCAAGCTCTGGGACGTCGCCGGCAAGCGGCTGATCCGCAACCTTGGTGAACACAAGGACATGGCGCGCACGGCGCTGTTCATGCCCGACGGCGCCACCGCGCTGACCGCCGGCGACGATGGCGAGATCGTGCTGCGAAAGCTTGCCGACGGCGCGGTGCTGCATGTCTTCTCGTCGGGCGCGAATGGCGGCGTGCGCAAGCTGGCGATCAGCCCGGACGGCAAGCGCGCCGTCAGTGGCCACGACACCGGCAACGTCATCGTCTGGGATCTCGTCAACAAATCGGTGCTGCATGTGATGACCGGACATGACTGGCCGATCAGCACGGTCGCAATCTCGCCCGACGGCACGCGCGCGCTGAGCGGCTCCATCGACGGCACGCTGAAATTCTGGGACGTCGAAAGCGGCAAGCAATTGCGAAGCTGGCACGGCCACGAGCAGGGCACCTACGGCGCCGTCTTCACCGCCGACGGCCATCATGTCGTCACCGGCAGCGGCGACTACACGATCAAGCTCTGGGACCTCGACACGTTTCGGGAATTGCGCCGCTTCGAGGGCCACGAAGGCACCGTCTATACGCTGGCGCTGTCGGCCGACGGCAAGCGCCTGGCCTCCGGCTCGCTCGACGGCACGGCGCGGCTGTGGGATCTCGGCACTGGAGACCAGATCGCCATGTTCGACAGCCGCACCGGCCCGATCTACGCCGTTGCCTTCGCCACCGACGGCACACTGGTCACCGGCGGCGACGATCGCACCATCAGGGATTGGCCGGCGGCTGGCGGCGATGGCGAAATCCTGTTCGCCGGCGCACCGCAGTAG
- a CDS encoding exodeoxyribonuclease III yields the protein MKIATFNINNINSRLQNLLAWLAAAKPDVVCLQELKARDTQFPRTTLAAAGYGAVWKGEPTWNGVAILARGSKPVLTRDVLPGDTADKQSRYIEAAVNGIVIACVYAPNGNPQPGPKFQYKLAWHERLEAHAAELFDTGLPVALVGDYNIVPEPRDIYATRSYDDNALVQPESRASFQRLLEQGWTDALRKKHPKETLYTFWDYRRNRWLRDAGLRLDHILLSKKLARRLTAAGIDRGVRGEDGASDHAPVWAELK from the coding sequence ATGAAAATCGCCACCTTCAATATCAACAACATCAACAGCCGGCTGCAAAACCTGCTGGCGTGGCTGGCGGCAGCCAAGCCCGATGTCGTCTGCCTGCAGGAGCTGAAGGCCCGCGATACGCAGTTTCCGCGCACGACGCTTGCGGCGGCCGGCTATGGCGCGGTGTGGAAGGGCGAACCGACCTGGAATGGCGTCGCCATACTCGCGCGCGGGTCCAAGCCGGTGCTGACCCGTGACGTCCTGCCCGGCGATACCGCCGACAAGCAGAGCCGCTACATCGAGGCGGCCGTGAACGGCATCGTCATCGCCTGTGTCTACGCGCCCAACGGCAACCCGCAGCCGGGGCCGAAATTCCAGTACAAGCTGGCCTGGCATGAAAGGCTGGAGGCGCATGCCGCAGAACTCTTCGACACTGGCCTGCCGGTGGCGCTGGTCGGCGACTACAATATCGTGCCCGAGCCGCGCGACATCTACGCCACCCGCTCCTATGACGACAACGCGCTGGTGCAGCCGGAAAGCCGGGCGTCGTTCCAGCGTCTGCTCGAGCAGGGCTGGACCGATGCGCTCCGCAAGAAGCATCCGAAGGAAACGCTCTACACATTCTGGGATTATCGCCGCAACCGCTGGCTGCGCGATGCCGGGCTGCGGCTCGACCACATCTTGCTGTCGAAGAAACTGGCGCGCCGCCTCACCGCTGCCGGCATCGACCGCGGTGTCAGAGGTGAGGACGGCGCCAGCGACCACGCGCCGGTATGGGCCGAATTGAAGTGA
- a CDS encoding alpha/beta family hydrolase, which yields MPTSFLFDGFDTAPVTIVLAHGAGASMDSPSMTATAKALATAGFQVARFEFHYMAARRYGQRKPPPRAETVNPEYIKAIADLRARGVAGPLIIGGKSMGGRVASMVADEMFAKGEISGLICLGYPFHPPAKPEQLRTKHLADLKTPTLIFQGTRDEFGTKEEVATYGLSKAIEVIWLEDGDHDLKPRKSVSGFSTADHLKTLAGTVKAWTGRIVS from the coding sequence ATGCCCACTAGCTTCCTCTTCGACGGCTTTGACACAGCCCCGGTCACCATCGTGCTGGCCCACGGCGCCGGCGCATCGATGGATTCGCCTTCGATGACCGCCACCGCCAAGGCGCTCGCCACCGCCGGCTTCCAGGTCGCGCGCTTCGAATTTCACTATATGGCGGCCCGCCGCTATGGCCAGCGCAAGCCGCCACCGCGCGCCGAGACGGTCAACCCGGAATACATCAAGGCCATCGCCGATCTGAGGGCGAGGGGCGTCGCTGGTCCGCTCATCATCGGCGGCAAGTCGATGGGCGGGCGCGTCGCCTCGATGGTCGCCGACGAGATGTTCGCCAAGGGCGAGATTTCGGGCCTCATCTGCCTCGGCTATCCCTTTCATCCGCCAGCCAAGCCCGAGCAACTCAGGACAAAACATCTCGCCGACCTCAAGACGCCGACGCTGATCTTCCAGGGCACCCGCGACGAGTTCGGCACGAAAGAAGAGGTCGCGACCTACGGCCTTTCCAAAGCCATCGAGGTGATCTGGCTGGAGGATGGCGACCACGACCTGAAGCCGCGCAAGAGCGTGTCGGGGTTTTCGACCGCCGATCATTTGAAGACGCTGGCCGGGACGGTGAAGGCGTGGACAGGGCGGATCGTTTCCTGA
- a CDS encoding tetratricopeptide repeat protein, whose protein sequence is MTAPTGIIPGAVFGTIGALAAFPLRLAAREVERQHGQLRRGVTRRTSHVVFGRTLIAKAGTAKGGDAEIECRVAAVRAAGRTLLSENGFLRLLGLMKAPEASSLSRQSLVDQSRLSGADLDLLSLFDAFEHDCEPYSFRDLILARKYAGLVAGGASWGAIARSVHRSGPVASLTAKSLNVGSQHGRPDQIYLEDGQSELDGQLLFDLGSASAAGDDTLEELFAEAESAEEEGRHDDAAALYQRCLSIDPSDAIAAFNRANCLRGAGRVADAAHDYARAIKLDPAFVEAWFNLAGLMSDEGKIASARRHLVKAIALDKSYADPVFNLARLEFDAGNLTEARRHWVRYLELDADSEWARTAQKGIQFVDLQLARTAG, encoded by the coding sequence GTGACGGCGCCGACCGGTATAATTCCGGGCGCCGTCTTCGGCACCATCGGCGCGCTGGCGGCATTTCCGCTGCGGCTCGCGGCCCGCGAGGTGGAGCGTCAGCACGGCCAGTTGCGGCGCGGCGTCACCAGGCGCACCAGCCATGTTGTGTTCGGCCGAACGCTGATCGCCAAGGCCGGCACGGCGAAGGGCGGCGATGCCGAGATCGAATGCCGTGTCGCGGCCGTGCGAGCCGCCGGCCGCACGCTCCTTAGCGAAAATGGCTTCCTGCGCCTGCTTGGTCTGATGAAGGCGCCGGAGGCGTCTTCGCTGTCCAGGCAGTCTCTCGTCGACCAGTCCAGACTGTCCGGTGCCGACCTCGACCTGCTCAGCCTGTTCGACGCCTTCGAGCACGATTGTGAGCCCTACTCGTTCCGCGATCTGATCCTTGCCCGCAAATATGCCGGGCTGGTCGCCGGCGGTGCATCCTGGGGCGCGATCGCGCGCTCCGTGCATCGCTCCGGTCCGGTCGCTTCGCTCACCGCCAAATCGCTCAATGTCGGCTCGCAGCATGGCCGGCCCGATCAGATCTATCTCGAGGATGGCCAGAGCGAACTCGACGGCCAGCTGCTGTTCGATCTCGGCAGCGCAAGCGCAGCCGGCGACGACACGCTGGAAGAATTGTTCGCCGAGGCTGAAAGCGCGGAAGAGGAGGGCCGGCACGACGATGCCGCGGCGCTCTACCAACGCTGCCTCAGCATCGATCCGAGCGACGCCATCGCCGCGTTCAACCGCGCCAATTGCTTGCGTGGCGCCGGTCGCGTGGCCGACGCGGCGCATGACTATGCAAGAGCGATCAAGCTCGATCCGGCGTTCGTCGAGGCCTGGTTCAACCTCGCCGGGCTGATGAGCGACGAAGGCAAGATCGCCTCGGCGCGCCGGCATCTGGTCAAGGCCATCGCGCTCGACAAGAGCTACGCCGATCCGGTGTTCAACCTTGCCCGGCTGGAGTTCGACGCCGGCAATCTGACCGAAGCCCGCCGCCACTGGGTGCGCTATCTCGAACTCGATGCTGACAGCGAATGGGCGCGCACTGCGCAAAAGGGGATACAGTTCGTCGATCTGCAGCTGGCGCGGACGGCGGGGTGA
- a CDS encoding Ku protein gives MAPRASWKGYLKLSLVSCPVRLYPATTTSERISFNQLHKKTHNRINMKPVDPELGLVERADLVKGYEYEDKQYIIIDEADLEAVRIESNHTMNIEAFVDEDEVDVIYQDAPYYMAPDGAMAEETFAVLREAMRKSGKLAIARLVLSSRERVVTIGARENGMFVCTLRNPNEVRGTAEYFGNIPAGKPDPEMLQLAEALIKQKETTFDPKNYEDRYEIALMTMIREKLKGHKPIIAAAPERGNVINLMDALKASLSQSAKPPAKSKSKADDAEKPAAKGKAGAAKENPLKANLLKAVGKSKG, from the coding sequence ATGGCGCCCAGGGCAAGTTGGAAAGGTTACCTCAAGCTCAGCCTCGTCAGCTGTCCGGTCCGGCTCTATCCGGCAACGACGACCAGCGAGCGCATATCGTTCAACCAATTGCACAAGAAGACCCACAACCGCATCAACATGAAGCCGGTCGACCCTGAACTCGGCCTCGTCGAGCGCGCGGACTTGGTCAAGGGTTACGAATACGAGGACAAGCAGTACATCATCATCGATGAGGCCGACCTCGAAGCAGTGCGCATCGAATCCAATCACACGATGAACATCGAGGCCTTCGTCGACGAAGACGAGGTCGACGTCATTTATCAGGATGCGCCGTACTACATGGCGCCGGATGGCGCCATGGCGGAGGAAACCTTCGCCGTGCTGCGCGAGGCCATGCGCAAATCCGGCAAGCTGGCCATTGCCCGCCTTGTCCTGTCCAGCCGCGAGCGCGTGGTGACGATCGGCGCGCGCGAGAACGGCATGTTCGTGTGTACGTTGAGGAACCCGAACGAAGTGCGCGGCACGGCTGAATATTTCGGCAACATCCCGGCCGGCAAGCCGGATCCCGAAATGCTGCAATTGGCCGAAGCGCTGATCAAGCAGAAGGAAACCACCTTCGATCCGAAGAATTATGAGGACCGCTACGAGATCGCGCTGATGACGATGATCCGCGAGAAACTGAAGGGCCATAAGCCGATCATTGCGGCGGCGCCCGAGCGTGGCAATGTCATCAACCTCATGGACGCGTTGAAGGCGAGCCTGTCGCAATCAGCCAAGCCGCCGGCCAAGTCGAAGAGCAAGGCCGACGACGCTGAAAAACCTGCCGCCAAGGGTAAGGCGGGTGCGGCCAAGGAAAACCCGTTGAAGGCCAATCTGCTCAAGGCCGTCGGCAAGAGCAAGGGGTGA